A single region of the Leisingera thetidis genome encodes:
- a CDS encoding thiamine phosphate synthase — MERFYLITGHVGRLELLVPHGVKLVQLRIKDESVTEMRRQIARARDFCAVHDAQLVVNDHWQAALDLNCNFVHLGQEDMDTADFAALRRKGVRFGLSTHDESELERALSFGPEYVALGPVYPTLLKKMKWGPQGLERVSRWKQMAGDTPLVAIGGLTPERLPGVFAAGADSAAVVTDIQLADDPEARTREWVEACRT, encoded by the coding sequence ATGGAACGTTTCTACCTGATCACCGGTCATGTCGGCCGGCTGGAGCTGCTGGTGCCGCATGGGGTCAAGCTGGTGCAGCTGCGCATCAAGGATGAGTCTGTAACCGAGATGCGGCGGCAGATTGCCCGTGCCCGCGATTTCTGCGCTGTGCATGATGCGCAGCTGGTGGTGAACGACCACTGGCAGGCGGCGCTGGATCTGAACTGCAATTTTGTCCACCTCGGGCAAGAGGACATGGACACCGCGGATTTTGCCGCCCTGCGCCGCAAGGGGGTGCGGTTCGGCCTGTCGACCCATGACGAAAGCGAGCTGGAGCGCGCGCTGTCCTTCGGGCCGGAATACGTGGCTCTGGGGCCGGTCTACCCGACGCTTCTGAAGAAGATGAAATGGGGGCCGCAGGGGCTGGAGCGGGTCAGCCGCTGGAAGCAGATGGCCGGCGACACGCCGCTGGTGGCCATCGGCGGGCTGACACCGGAGCGGCTGCCCGGTGTCTTTGCCGCGGGCGCCGACAGTGCGGCGGTGGTGACAGACATCCAGCTGGCGGACGACCCCGAGGCCCGCACCCGCGAATGGGTGGAGGCCTGCCGGACATGA
- a CDS encoding thiazole synthase encodes MQFYGTEIASRLLLGTAQYPSPAILAEAVKSSGTGILTVSLRRETADGSGAGFWDGLRQSGCRILPNTAGCHSVQEAVTTAHMARELFDTPWIKLEVIGHADTLQPDVFGLVEAARILSDEGFQVFPYTTDDLVVGGKLLEAGCELLMPWGAPIGSGQGLRNPDALRAMRAHFPGVPLIVDAGIGRPSDAAQAMELGMDAVLLNTAVAKAGDPVGMARAMAAAVEAGRQGFEADPMEPRDMAVPSTPVLGLAELA; translated from the coding sequence ATGCAATTCTACGGAACAGAGATCGCCTCGCGGCTGCTGCTGGGCACCGCGCAGTATCCGTCGCCTGCCATTTTGGCGGAAGCTGTGAAATCCAGCGGCACCGGGATTCTCACCGTGTCCCTGCGCCGCGAGACCGCCGATGGCTCCGGTGCCGGCTTCTGGGACGGGCTGCGGCAGAGCGGCTGCCGGATCCTGCCCAATACGGCCGGCTGCCATTCGGTGCAGGAGGCGGTGACCACCGCCCATATGGCGCGCGAGCTGTTTGATACGCCCTGGATCAAACTGGAGGTGATCGGCCATGCCGACACTCTGCAGCCGGATGTGTTCGGGCTGGTGGAAGCGGCGCGGATCCTGAGCGATGAAGGCTTCCAGGTCTTCCCCTACACCACCGATGATCTGGTTGTGGGCGGCAAGCTGCTGGAGGCGGGCTGCGAGCTGCTGATGCCCTGGGGGGCGCCGATCGGCTCGGGCCAGGGCTTGCGCAACCCGGATGCGCTGCGGGCAATGCGTGCGCATTTCCCCGGGGTGCCGCTGATCGTCGATGCCGGCATCGGGCGGCCCTCGGATGCGGCGCAGGCGATGGAGTTGGGGATGGACGCGGTGCTGCTGAATACCGCCGTGGCCAAGGCAGGCGACCCCGTGGGGATGGCCCGCGCGATGGCGGCCGCCGTCGAGGCCGGACGCCAGGGCTTTGAGGCCGATCCGATGGAGCCGCGCGACATGGCGGTGCCCTCGACCCCGGTGCTGGGATTGGCGGAGCTTGCATGA
- the thiS gene encoding sulfur carrier protein ThiS: protein MQITVNAQPHEITSNTLDAALIELGFASPAVATAVNGAFVARGKRAETPLAEGDRLEVLAPMQGG from the coding sequence ATGCAGATCACCGTGAATGCACAACCGCATGAGATCACCAGCAATACGTTGGATGCCGCCTTGATCGAACTGGGGTTCGCCAGCCCCGCCGTCGCCACCGCCGTGAATGGCGCATTCGTGGCGCGCGGCAAACGGGCCGAAACCCCGCTGGCCGAGGGCGACCGGCTGGAAGTGCTGGCGCCGATGCAGGGAGGCTGA
- a CDS encoding FAD-dependent oxidoreductase, with the protein MITIAGAGVAGLASAYELARRGLAVTIYETGEAPDDNPCSWFAGGMLAPWCEGETADPQVVRLGAGAIAWWEQVTNVVKRGTLVVAPPRDAAELTRFARRTASHRTVGADEIAALEPSLAGRFQKGLFFAEEAHLDPRRALRDLARAVQNLGVQIRYGTPAPDQVDVDCRGMAAGLPGLRPVRGEMAVIEAPDVEITRTLRLLHPRIPVYLVPRGGGIYMIGATMVESSSWRPITVRSLLELLSAAFALHPGLGEASVIETGAGLRPAYADNVPRLTHRGDTTHVNGLYRHGFLLAPALAKELAAQLCQDHNHADHRECTTA; encoded by the coding sequence ATGATCACCATTGCCGGGGCCGGCGTGGCCGGCCTCGCCAGCGCCTATGAGCTGGCCCGCAGGGGTCTGGCGGTGACCATCTATGAGACCGGGGAGGCTCCGGACGACAACCCCTGTTCCTGGTTCGCGGGCGGCATGCTCGCGCCCTGGTGCGAGGGAGAAACCGCCGATCCGCAGGTGGTGCGGCTGGGCGCCGGGGCCATCGCCTGGTGGGAGCAGGTGACCAACGTGGTCAAGCGCGGCACGCTGGTGGTGGCGCCGCCGCGCGACGCCGCCGAGCTCACCCGTTTTGCCCGCCGTACCGCCAGCCACCGCACGGTAGGTGCAGATGAGATCGCGGCGCTGGAACCATCCCTTGCCGGGCGGTTCCAGAAGGGGCTGTTCTTTGCGGAGGAAGCCCATCTCGATCCGCGCCGCGCGCTGCGCGACCTTGCCCGCGCAGTGCAGAACCTAGGCGTGCAGATCCGCTATGGCACCCCGGCCCCGGATCAGGTGGATGTCGATTGCCGCGGCATGGCAGCCGGCCTCCCGGGGCTGCGCCCGGTGCGCGGCGAAATGGCGGTGATCGAGGCGCCGGATGTGGAGATCACCCGGACCCTCCGCCTGCTGCACCCGCGCATTCCCGTCTATCTGGTGCCGCGCGGCGGCGGCATCTACATGATCGGCGCCACCATGGTCGAAAGCAGCTCCTGGCGGCCGATCACCGTGCGCTCGCTGCTGGAACTGCTGAGCGCCGCCTTTGCCCTGCATCCCGGGCTGGGCGAGGCCAGCGTGATCGAGACCGGTGCCGGTCTTCGCCCCGCCTATGCCGACAATGTGCCGCGGCTTACCCACCGCGGCGACACCACCCATGTGAACGGGCTTTACCGCCACGGCTTCCTCCTGGCCCCTGCCCTCGCCAAGGAACTCGCCGCGCAACTTTGTCAGGACCATAACCATGCAGATCACCGTGAATGCACAACCGCATGA
- the thiC gene encoding phosphomethylpyrimidine synthase ThiC, translated as MNVPNPKITPKVTVGALPASRKIYVAGEVHKDIRVPMREISTHPTAGEAPLPVYDSSGPYTDPEVLTDIRQGLPGLRRDWILARGDVEEYQGRDVKPEDNGFVEGDRLVPEFPVKPAPLRGKNGAAPTQLAYARAGIITPEMEYVAIRENQLRELSPCHGKRDGNDFGANIPDYVTPEFVRSEIAAGRAIIPANINHPEIEPMIIGRNFLVKINANMGTSAVTSSMEEEVDKLVWAIRWGADTVMDLSTGRNIHNTREWIVRNSPVPIGTVPIYQALEKVNGIAEDLTWEVFRDTLIEQAEQGVDYFTIHAGVRLHMVPMTVNRVTGIVSRGGSIMAKWCLHHHKESFLYEHFEEICDICRQYDVSFSLGDGLRPGSIADANDEAQFAELETLGELTRIAWAKDCQVMIEGPGHVAMHKIKENMDKQLECCHEAPFYTLGPLTTDIAPGYDHITSGIGAAMIGWFGCAMLCYVTPKEHLGLPDRDDVKTGVITYKIAAHAADLAKGLPGAQRRDDALSRARFEFRWEDQFNLSLDPETAREFHDQTLPKQAHKVAHFCSMCGPKFCSMRISHDIRAEAQKEGMEAMAAKFREGGELYVPAAEAAEPAE; from the coding sequence GCCCCTACACCGACCCGGAGGTGCTGACCGACATCCGCCAGGGCCTGCCGGGCTTGCGCCGCGACTGGATCCTTGCCCGCGGCGATGTTGAGGAATACCAGGGCCGCGATGTGAAGCCGGAGGACAACGGCTTTGTCGAGGGCGACCGGCTGGTGCCGGAATTCCCGGTGAAGCCCGCCCCCTTGCGCGGCAAGAACGGCGCCGCGCCGACCCAGCTGGCCTATGCCCGCGCCGGCATCATTACGCCCGAGATGGAATACGTCGCGATCCGCGAGAACCAGCTGCGCGAGCTGTCGCCCTGCCACGGCAAACGCGACGGCAACGACTTCGGCGCCAACATCCCCGACTACGTGACGCCGGAATTCGTGCGGTCCGAGATTGCCGCAGGCCGCGCCATCATCCCGGCCAACATCAACCACCCGGAAATCGAGCCGATGATCATCGGCCGCAACTTCCTGGTGAAGATCAACGCCAACATGGGCACCTCCGCCGTCACCTCCTCGATGGAAGAGGAAGTCGACAAGCTGGTCTGGGCGATCCGCTGGGGTGCTGACACGGTGATGGACCTGTCGACAGGCCGCAACATCCACAACACCCGCGAATGGATCGTGCGCAACTCTCCCGTGCCGATCGGCACCGTGCCGATCTACCAGGCGCTGGAAAAGGTCAATGGCATCGCCGAGGACCTGACCTGGGAAGTGTTCCGCGACACGCTGATCGAGCAAGCGGAACAGGGCGTGGATTACTTCACCATCCATGCTGGCGTGCGGCTGCACATGGTGCCGATGACGGTGAACCGGGTGACCGGCATCGTGTCGCGCGGCGGCTCGATCATGGCCAAGTGGTGCCTGCATCACCACAAGGAATCGTTCCTCTACGAGCATTTCGAGGAAATCTGCGACATCTGCCGCCAGTATGATGTCAGCTTCTCGCTGGGCGACGGCCTGCGTCCCGGCTCCATCGCCGACGCCAACGACGAGGCGCAGTTTGCCGAGCTGGAAACCCTGGGCGAGCTGACCAGGATCGCCTGGGCCAAGGATTGCCAGGTGATGATCGAAGGGCCGGGCCATGTCGCCATGCACAAGATCAAGGAAAACATGGACAAGCAGCTGGAGTGCTGCCACGAAGCGCCGTTCTACACGCTTGGGCCGCTGACCACCGACATCGCGCCGGGCTATGACCACATCACCAGCGGTATCGGGGCGGCGATGATCGGCTGGTTCGGCTGCGCGATGCTGTGTTACGTCACCCCCAAGGAGCACCTGGGCCTGCCCGACCGCGATGACGTGAAAACCGGGGTGATCACCTACAAGATCGCGGCCCATGCAGCCGACCTAGCCAAGGGTCTGCCGGGGGCGCAGCGCCGCGACGATGCGCTGTCCCGCGCCCGGTTCGAGTTCCGCTGGGAAGATCAGTTCAACCTGTCGCTGGACCCGGAGACCGCGCGCGAGTTCCACGACCAGACCCTGCCCAAGCAGGCCCATAAGGTGGCACATTTCTGCTCCATGTGCGGGCCGAAGTTCTGTTCGATGCGGATCAGCCACGACATCCGCGCCGAGGCGCAGAAAGAGGGCATGGAGGCGATGGCCGCCAAGTTCCGCGAGGGCGGCGAGCTGTATGTGCCTGCGGCCGAGGCTGCGGAGCCGGCGGAATGA